A window of the Desulfobacula toluolica Tol2 genome harbors these coding sequences:
- a CDS encoding restriction endonuclease subunit S — translation MSSIKWPKKRLKRIVRCKYGDSLSKENREKGDVNVYGSNGVVGSHNKSISFGKTIIIGRKGSSGSVHFSENSCFPIDTTFFVDKTTTKADIKYLFYLLGLLELDKMNSDSAVPGLNREHAYSKEVLSPSYTEQKIIAKYLDKTCASIDTIISIKQKQLELLEALKKSIIHKAVTQGLEDSVEMKDSGVEWLGKIPRHWKAVKLKRISKIQSGLTLGKQYSGNLVKRSYLRVANVQDGYLDLQDVSTISLPKKTAAGLELKKGDVLMTEGGDLDKLGRGFLWEGQIEKCLHQNHIFAIRPIKSKLMAAFLTLITTSSYGRIYFEATGKKTTNLASTNASKIKAFPIPLPSKKEQGEIVDFLNKKTTQIEKLKKNIIKQIETLELYRKSIVHECVTGKRRITDNDLKE, via the coding sequence GTGAGTTCTATTAAATGGCCCAAGAAAAGACTGAAAAGGATAGTAAGGTGTAAATATGGAGACTCTCTATCAAAAGAAAATCGAGAAAAAGGTGATGTTAATGTATACGGATCAAATGGGGTCGTAGGTAGTCATAATAAATCCATAAGTTTTGGTAAAACAATAATAATAGGGCGAAAAGGTTCTTCCGGATCAGTCCATTTTTCAGAAAATAGTTGTTTCCCTATAGACACTACTTTTTTTGTTGATAAAACGACAACAAAAGCTGACATTAAATATCTATTTTATTTATTGGGATTACTTGAGCTGGATAAAATGAACTCAGATAGTGCTGTGCCAGGATTAAACAGAGAACATGCATATTCAAAAGAAGTTTTATCTCCATCATATACAGAGCAAAAAATTATTGCAAAGTATCTCGATAAAACCTGTGCATCAATTGACACCATTATTTCCATCAAGCAAAAACAATTGGAACTTCTGGAAGCCCTTAAAAAATCCATTATCCATAAAGCCGTGACCCAGGGACTGGAGGATTCGGTTGAGATGAAGGATTCCGGGGTGGAGTGGCTGGGGAAAATTCCAAGGCATTGGAAAGCGGTCAAGTTAAAAAGAATATCCAAGATTCAAAGCGGTTTAACTTTGGGAAAACAATATTCTGGGAATTTAGTTAAAAGATCATATTTGAGAGTTGCCAATGTTCAGGACGGGTATTTAGATCTACAGGATGTTTCTACCATCTCCTTGCCGAAAAAAACAGCCGCAGGGTTGGAATTAAAAAAAGGTGATGTGTTAATGACGGAAGGTGGTGATCTTGATAAACTCGGCCGAGGATTCCTTTGGGAAGGTCAAATTGAGAAATGTCTTCACCAGAATCATATTTTTGCAATTCGCCCGATTAAGTCTAAATTAATGGCAGCTTTTTTAACTTTGATAACCACATCAAGTTATGGTCGGATCTATTTTGAAGCAACTGGAAAAAAAACGACAAACCTCGCATCAACCAATGCATCAAAAATAAAGGCGTTTCCCATTCCACTGCCTTCAAAAAAAGAACAGGGCGAGATAGTTGATTTTTTGAATAAAAAAACCACTCAGATCGAAAAACTGAAAAAAAATATCATAAAACAAATAGAAACACTTGAACTGTATCGCAAATCCATCGTACATGAATGTGTGACCGGAAAAAGAAGGATTACTGACAATGATCTAAAGGAGTAG
- a CDS encoding amino acid kinase family protein produces MGKLIKEDDNKGRLHIDTPLMGESLVSKQFLKTTESKDYFRMHPDINILKIGGQSIMDRGRAMLPIVDELIKLKEEYKLLLMTGGGTRARHVYNIGVDLGMPTGVLSKLGDKVSWQNAEMLSVLLAKHGGVKIGHGDHLEQLTMFCKEGYLPITTGIPPYGFFEHPAEFGSIPPHRTDCGAFLLAENIGARSLIYLKDEKGLFENDPKKAGKNAKDLKFYGKISVDELIELDLDDLIIERPILTMLKHSKCLKELQIIDALNHPEFIRDALDGKQVGTIIYK; encoded by the coding sequence ATGGGAAAGTTGATAAAAGAAGATGACAATAAGGGCAGATTGCATATTGATACCCCCCTTATGGGAGAATCACTTGTGAGCAAGCAATTTTTAAAAACAACCGAATCCAAGGATTATTTCAGGATGCACCCGGATATCAATATCCTTAAGATTGGTGGTCAAAGTATCATGGACAGGGGTAGAGCCATGTTACCTATTGTTGACGAATTGATAAAATTAAAGGAAGAATATAAGCTTCTGCTGATGACCGGTGGCGGGACCCGGGCCAGACATGTGTACAATATCGGTGTGGACCTGGGAATGCCTACAGGGGTTTTATCAAAACTGGGTGATAAGGTTTCCTGGCAGAATGCGGAAATGCTCTCTGTTCTTCTGGCAAAACACGGGGGTGTGAAAATCGGTCATGGCGATCATCTGGAACAATTGACCATGTTCTGCAAGGAGGGATACCTTCCCATCACAACAGGAATACCGCCCTATGGTTTTTTTGAACATCCGGCTGAATTTGGTTCCATTCCTCCACATCGAACTGACTGCGGTGCATTTTTGCTGGCAGAGAATATCGGTGCCCGGTCTCTTATTTATTTGAAAGATGAAAAAGGTCTTTTTGAGAATGATCCGAAAAAGGCGGGAAAGAACGCCAAGGATTTAAAATTTTATGGTAAAATTTCCGTAGATGAACTGATAGAACTGGATCTGGATGATCTGATAATTGAACGTCCTATCTTAACAATGCTTAAACACTCAAAGTGTTTGAAAGAACTCCAGATTATTGATGCCCTTAACCATCCGGAGTTTATTCGAGATGCACTGGATGGAAAACAAGTAGGTACGATTATCTATAAATAA
- a CDS encoding PadR family transcriptional regulator, with product MRDEKSLKPGSGRQERYIQASILLGLSLKPSYGYELISTIQSYGFIQGDAPPGMVYRHLRQMEEDNLLQSEWETKQAGAAKRIYTITQEGKEVLSYWIKFMVKKAQQLNDFVQMYHDAQQK from the coding sequence ATGCGAGATGAAAAAAGTCTTAAGCCTGGTTCCGGGCGGCAGGAAAGATATATTCAAGCATCAATTTTATTGGGATTAAGTTTAAAGCCTTCTTATGGATATGAATTGATCAGCACTATTCAGTCCTATGGGTTTATTCAGGGAGACGCTCCACCGGGAATGGTATACCGGCATTTGCGGCAAATGGAAGAAGATAATCTGCTGCAGTCTGAATGGGAAACAAAACAAGCCGGTGCTGCAAAAAGAATTTATACGATTACACAAGAAGGCAAAGAAGTGTTATCCTATTGGATAAAATTTATGGTAAAAAAAGCCCAACAACTGAATGATTTTGTTCAAATGTATCATGATGCCCAACAAAAATAA
- a CDS encoding DEAD/DEAH box helicase family protein: MPDGPEKKFQKHIAAFLETVHEYLPLDASDITDPDWYFVEDHLLAFIRATQKETYKTLEENYGSDSGDEIFRALKKELAVSPLWLVIRKGLMVRGLAFKLYYPMPRSKQSVAAKYFEQNRISFREELVIKKGKRPDFVFFLNGLPIITMELKHEKNQAVHDAVAQYVSRDHTDRIFQLPFLHIAADTSDVMVATDPSREHHFRWHNMGLKNTPISKKSEYPVEFLYREVLSKASILKALSFYLIYVPFKEAEADKPEQHAFTIFPRFHQSRMVEELSRDLEAHFADNRQLGRKYLIHHSAGSGKTLSICWLADRFHSLFRPGTNEKVIHLIFILTDRKSLDKNIKEDMEKLAHLKDVVGIAKTSRDLKTYICKRTAQIIVTTQQKFKPILDQIQGDETLKQLRVAFLIDEAHRSQEGKMAMTVKQPFRDPAAEDVEAGEKDPEEELVRIIRANDQNQIFVAFTATPSKATLTLFGEPFDTYSEDEAIQEGYILDVATGIISYKTLYHLHCPVVTGLDEEALYPAGVVSKALKNVAFQDDGLIQYKAEVMLRIFEERVMGLINGKAKAMIVATSRIAGLRYFNIFREKLVERKRDYNVLYAFSPFIHPDTNEVVTEAGINHLNPNEAIEDRFEGEDYRLLVVANKFQEGFDQPLLAGMFLDKAVVDRNAVQTVSRLNRCHEGKDEIVVVDFTNNAKNILKAFNKYRKGTPFEPEEPDKNDCIDLYEAILSKKIFDQADADRMADLMEQNSDALVQQRVAELRGRFQERLSDSDERKSFVYLLARFVKVYYFMTGFFQYPVHISVFVAFAEVVGPQLIKKGSVSDLMKQIRKTKVVKANVEFIDEVRSGGSVKLVKKGRKGAGLPVKKVTIQDVIDKIRKEFTISDDEAIIIREVTEEKMQDEQILNTIRSHREDEYFIRGTYKEEIDRLIQEAYEDRDRYETLWDPKYTDDGAIFDIMAFTVIENGLQETIAK; encoded by the coding sequence ATGCCGGACGGACCGGAAAAAAAGTTCCAGAAGCATATAGCAGCATTTCTTGAGACGGTTCATGAGTATCTTCCCCTTGACGCATCGGACATCACCGATCCGGACTGGTATTTTGTCGAAGATCATCTGCTGGCATTTATCCGGGCCACCCAGAAAGAAACGTATAAAACCCTTGAAGAAAACTATGGCAGTGACAGCGGGGATGAAATCTTCCGGGCCTTGAAAAAAGAGCTGGCTGTTTCCCCGCTCTGGCTGGTCATCCGGAAGGGTCTCATGGTCAGGGGGCTTGCCTTTAAACTTTACTATCCCATGCCCCGGTCGAAACAGAGTGTGGCTGCCAAATATTTTGAGCAGAACCGCATCAGTTTCAGGGAAGAACTGGTGATTAAAAAGGGGAAACGGCCCGACTTTGTATTTTTTTTAAACGGTCTTCCCATCATTACCATGGAGCTGAAACATGAAAAAAACCAGGCCGTCCATGATGCCGTGGCCCAGTATGTGAGCCGGGATCATACCGACCGGATTTTTCAGCTTCCCTTTCTCCACATTGCCGCAGACACCTCGGATGTCATGGTGGCCACCGACCCTTCACGGGAGCATCATTTCAGGTGGCACAATATGGGCTTGAAAAATACGCCGATCAGCAAAAAGAGTGAATATCCAGTGGAATTCCTGTATCGGGAAGTGCTGTCAAAAGCGTCTATTCTCAAGGCCCTTTCCTTTTACCTGATTTATGTTCCGTTCAAGGAAGCAGAAGCGGACAAGCCGGAACAACATGCATTTACCATTTTTCCCCGGTTTCACCAGTCCAGGATGGTGGAAGAATTGTCCCGGGATCTTGAAGCTCATTTTGCAGACAATCGGCAGTTGGGCAGAAAATATCTGATCCATCATTCAGCCGGGTCCGGTAAAACCCTGTCCATCTGCTGGCTGGCCGATCGCTTCCACAGCCTTTTCAGACCCGGAACAAATGAAAAAGTCATTCATTTGATCTTTATTCTGACCGATCGGAAATCCCTGGATAAAAATATCAAAGAGGACATGGAGAAACTGGCCCATTTAAAAGATGTTGTGGGCATTGCCAAAACATCCAGGGATTTGAAAACCTATATCTGCAAGCGGACAGCCCAAATCATTGTAACCACCCAGCAGAAATTTAAACCTATCCTGGATCAGATCCAGGGGGATGAAACATTAAAGCAGCTTCGGGTGGCCTTCCTCATTGACGAGGCCCACAGGTCCCAGGAAGGCAAAATGGCCATGACCGTCAAGCAGCCGTTTCGTGATCCTGCTGCCGAAGATGTTGAAGCAGGGGAAAAAGATCCTGAAGAAGAGCTGGTCCGGATTATCCGGGCCAATGATCAAAACCAGATTTTCGTTGCCTTTACGGCAACCCCGTCAAAGGCGACCCTGACCCTTTTCGGGGAGCCCTTTGACACCTATTCCGAGGACGAAGCCATACAGGAGGGGTATATTCTGGATGTGGCCACCGGCATCATTTCCTATAAGACCCTGTATCATCTTCATTGCCCCGTGGTGACGGGCCTGGATGAGGAAGCGCTTTATCCGGCCGGTGTGGTGAGCAAAGCCCTTAAAAACGTGGCGTTCCAGGATGACGGGTTGATCCAGTACAAGGCGGAAGTGATGCTCAGGATCTTTGAGGAGAGGGTCATGGGGCTGATCAATGGAAAGGCAAAGGCCATGATCGTTGCCACGTCCAGGATTGCAGGCCTGCGGTATTTTAATATTTTCAGGGAAAAACTTGTGGAAAGAAAAAGGGATTATAATGTTCTGTATGCGTTTTCACCCTTTATTCATCCGGACACTAATGAAGTGGTTACCGAGGCCGGAATCAATCATCTGAATCCAAATGAAGCCATTGAAGACCGGTTTGAAGGGGAGGATTACAGGCTTCTGGTGGTGGCCAATAAGTTTCAAGAGGGCTTTGATCAGCCGCTTCTGGCAGGAATGTTCCTGGATAAGGCTGTGGTGGACCGGAATGCCGTCCAGACGGTATCCCGGCTGAACCGGTGTCATGAGGGCAAGGATGAGATTGTTGTGGTCGATTTTACCAACAATGCAAAAAATATCCTGAAAGCCTTTAACAAGTATCGTAAAGGCACTCCGTTTGAACCGGAGGAGCCGGACAAAAATGATTGCATTGATCTGTATGAGGCGATTCTTTCAAAAAAAATATTTGACCAGGCAGATGCGGACCGGATGGCCGATCTGATGGAGCAAAATAGTGATGCCCTTGTACAGCAACGGGTGGCTGAACTGCGGGGCCGCTTCCAGGAACGCCTGTCCGATTCGGATGAACGAAAATCATTTGTTTATCTTCTGGCCAGGTTTGTGAAAGTTTATTATTTTATGACAGGGTTTTTTCAATACCCGGTGCATATTTCAGTTTTTGTTGCCTTTGCCGAGGTTGTCGGTCCTCAGCTCATCAAAAAGGGATCTGTGTCCGATCTGATGAAACAGATACGGAAAACAAAGGTGGTCAAGGCCAATGTGGAATTTATTGATGAGGTCAGGAGTGGCGGATCGGTAAAACTGGTGAAGAAAGGTCGGAAAGGGGCAGGATTACCCGTGAAAAAGGTGACCATCCAGGATGTCATTGATAAGATTCGAAAGGAATTTACCATATCAGATGATGAAGCCATTATAATCCGGGAAGTGACGGAAGAAAAAATGCAGGATGAACAGATTTTAAATACCATCCGCAGTCACAGGGAAGATGAATATTTTATCCGGGGTACTTACAAAGAAGAAATTGATCGGCTGATACAGGAAGCCTATGAAGACCGGGACCGGTATGAAACGTTGTGGGATCCCAAATATACGGATGACGGGGCGATTTTTGATATCATGGCCTTTACGGTCATTGAAAACGGTCTACAGGAAACAATTGCGAAATAA
- the radC gene encoding RadC family protein — translation MKKKLQQMPIEERPREKLLGKGAGALMDQELLAILLGKGSQNQDVMTLAEKLIPVIDKKGFRLTADDLKKFKGIGDAKAAIILAAIEFTRRRIKPEGFKINTPEDILPHIKHYADRKQEHFLCASINGANEVMNIRVVSIGLVNTTQVHPREVFADPLTDRASAVIVAHNHPSGDLTPSKNDIAVTQRLIRAGNTLGIRFLDHVIFNKKTYYSFKEHAVIEELN, via the coding sequence ATGAAAAAAAAATTACAGCAGATGCCCATTGAAGAACGGCCCAGGGAAAAGCTTTTGGGAAAGGGTGCCGGAGCTCTTATGGATCAAGAACTCCTGGCAATTCTTCTGGGTAAAGGCTCTCAAAATCAGGACGTGATGACCCTTGCTGAAAAATTGATTCCTGTGATTGATAAAAAAGGATTTCGGCTGACCGCAGACGATTTGAAAAAATTTAAGGGCATTGGCGATGCAAAGGCTGCGATCATTCTTGCTGCCATAGAGTTTACAAGGCGGCGGATTAAACCGGAAGGATTCAAAATCAATACACCTGAAGACATCCTTCCCCATATCAAACATTATGCGGATAGAAAACAAGAGCATTTTTTATGTGCATCCATCAATGGTGCCAACGAGGTGATGAATATCCGCGTGGTTTCCATCGGTCTGGTCAATACCACTCAGGTTCACCCAAGAGAGGTCTTTGCCGATCCGTTAACGGACCGCGCGTCTGCTGTTATTGTTGCCCATAACCACCCTTCGGGCGATTTAACTCCCAGCAAAAATGATATAGCAGTAACACAGCGGCTGATTCGTGCTGGAAACACTCTTGGTATACGATTCCTGGATCATGTTATTTTCAATAAAAAAACGTATTATAGTTTTAAAGAACATGCTGTTATAGAAGAATTAAACTGA
- a CDS encoding DMT family transporter, protein MQNNDMTLKAAALTIFICILFGANPVAIKFCLTGLGAFTAAGIRFAIAAVVIFIWARVNQIPLKINHKQVGQMLILSAIFVVQLSCFYNGIDKTTASHGALISNILPFVVLVLAHIFIPGDTITLKKGIGITFGFIGVLFLFFDEQDLTGDFKRGDLIVLMAILLWSSNAIFVKRIISQYNVFQITIYPMIFSNPFFFLFGFLWDEHMIQMMNPTIITALLYQSIVTAAFGFIAWNSLLQKFGATSLHSFIFIMPLAGVVFGVMLLGEAVTPHLTASIVFIVTGVIIVNLRRKKTVVSVL, encoded by the coding sequence TTGCAAAACAATGACATGACCCTTAAGGCTGCTGCCCTGACTATTTTTATCTGCATTCTTTTTGGTGCCAATCCCGTGGCCATCAAATTTTGTCTGACCGGTTTAGGTGCGTTTACTGCAGCAGGCATAAGGTTTGCTATTGCGGCTGTCGTGATTTTTATCTGGGCGAGAGTTAACCAGATACCTTTAAAAATAAATCATAAGCAAGTGGGGCAGATGCTTATATTGTCTGCCATTTTTGTGGTACAGCTCTCCTGCTTTTATAATGGTATTGATAAAACAACAGCCTCCCACGGGGCATTGATATCTAATATTTTACCTTTTGTAGTATTGGTTCTTGCCCATATTTTTATACCGGGCGATACTATTACCTTAAAAAAAGGGATTGGTATAACTTTTGGATTTATCGGTGTTTTGTTTCTGTTTTTTGATGAACAGGACCTGACCGGTGATTTTAAGAGAGGAGATCTGATCGTTTTGATGGCAATCTTGCTGTGGAGTTCAAATGCCATTTTTGTAAAACGTATCATTTCCCAATATAATGTGTTTCAAATTACCATATATCCCATGATTTTCAGTAACCCTTTCTTTTTTCTCTTTGGTTTTTTATGGGATGAACACATGATACAAATGATGAACCCTACAATTATTACCGCACTGCTGTATCAATCCATTGTAACGGCAGCTTTCGGGTTTATTGCCTGGAACAGCCTGCTGCAAAAATTCGGGGCCACATCCTTGCATTCTTTTATTTTTATCATGCCCCTGGCCGGGGTTGTTTTTGGAGTTATGCTTTTGGGAGAAGCTGTTACACCGCATCTCACCGCATCCATTGTTTTTATTGTCACAGGGGTGATTATTGTTAATTTAAGAAGAAAAAAAACGGTCGTATCAGTTCTTTAA
- a CDS encoding type I restriction-modification system subunit M, with protein sequence MKQIVDKDKLNNLTNEIWKSAERLRGKFKAYEYQTVILPIIVIRRLECVLIQWRENQAADLKVKRPGVKDKNILELVKKLELNSKKAPFSNTTAWTLEKICAEDPTLMEKNFRAYINGFSDNVQEIIEHFNYREIIGRMVKNSRLSPILNQYAKEPLGPDELTNLEMGYVYEELLRRFSEQSGEEAGEHFTPREVIRLMVELLEIPLPQKHISVYDPACGTGGMLSVAKEYLYDRAATDMEKANVQRLVTLHGHELQPGNYAICKADMLIKEEDAKIFFGNSLIPDAQNSPEPGDQLAASKYKFDYMLSNPPFGVTWGGKDGYEHEARKFKTTRYAAGMPRTNDGAFLFLQTMLSKMKPVKNGGSKIAIIFNGSPLSNGDCGSGESEIRRWILENDWLDAIVMLPDQLFYNTGIFTYIWLLSNKKPERHKNNVMLIDGRSYYEKEPKSFGNKRNRISAHHMETIKDYFQNGWEKGFENDHVKIFNTTDFAFHKVSVVFWQTNEKDEPGFVTEPYTKALTPANITKEQTFYESDLKFSIVLTSKERETTISFTLTPEDLFSKVFEKEIKTAFKQEIKILTKALKTASEKTRAVKAFIKDLDKSVVFTHRHYVSDTEYIPFGEDIEAFLKREIEKPIIRWKDSPQLGYEILPNKYFYTYEPPQPADELLKAFWALEKEAEEMLKKL encoded by the coding sequence ATGAAACAGATCGTTGATAAAGACAAATTAAATAATCTCACCAATGAAATATGGAAATCCGCCGAAAGACTCAGGGGAAAATTCAAGGCCTATGAATACCAGACCGTTATTCTTCCCATTATTGTCATCCGTCGCCTGGAGTGCGTTCTGATCCAGTGGCGGGAAAATCAGGCAGCAGACCTTAAAGTCAAACGTCCGGGCGTGAAGGATAAAAATATTCTGGAATTGGTTAAGAAACTTGAGCTGAATTCCAAAAAAGCCCCTTTCTCCAATACCACTGCCTGGACCCTGGAAAAAATTTGTGCAGAAGACCCCACCCTCATGGAAAAGAATTTCAGGGCATACATCAACGGGTTTTCTGATAATGTTCAGGAAATCATCGAGCATTTCAACTACAGGGAAATCATCGGCCGTATGGTTAAAAATTCACGCCTTTCCCCCATTCTGAACCAGTATGCCAAAGAACCCCTGGGGCCGGATGAGCTGACCAACCTTGAAATGGGGTATGTGTATGAAGAATTGTTGCGGCGGTTTTCCGAGCAGAGCGGTGAGGAGGCGGGAGAGCATTTTACCCCCCGTGAAGTCATCCGCCTCATGGTGGAACTTTTGGAGATCCCCCTGCCTCAAAAACATATATCCGTCTATGATCCGGCCTGCGGTACCGGCGGAATGCTCTCGGTGGCCAAGGAGTACCTCTATGACAGGGCAGCGACTGATATGGAAAAAGCCAATGTTCAGAGGTTGGTCACCCTGCACGGCCATGAGCTTCAGCCCGGCAACTATGCCATCTGCAAGGCGGACATGCTCATCAAGGAAGAGGATGCAAAGATATTTTTCGGCAATTCCCTGATACCGGATGCTCAGAACAGCCCGGAACCCGGGGATCAATTGGCTGCGTCGAAATATAAATTTGACTATATGCTGTCCAATCCCCCCTTCGGTGTCACCTGGGGCGGTAAGGACGGGTATGAACACGAGGCCCGGAAATTCAAGACCACCCGGTACGCAGCCGGCATGCCCCGGACCAACGACGGGGCCTTTCTTTTTCTTCAGACCATGCTGTCTAAAATGAAACCCGTCAAAAACGGGGGCAGCAAAATTGCCATCATTTTTAACGGCTCGCCCCTGAGCAACGGGGACTGCGGATCAGGGGAGAGCGAGATCCGGCGGTGGATCCTTGAAAACGACTGGCTGGATGCCATTGTCATGCTGCCGGACCAGCTTTTTTACAATACCGGCATCTTCACCTATATCTGGCTGCTGTCCAATAAAAAGCCTGAACGCCATAAAAATAACGTCATGCTCATCGACGGGCGAAGCTATTATGAAAAAGAACCCAAATCCTTTGGCAACAAGCGCAATCGGATATCCGCTCACCACATGGAAACCATCAAAGACTATTTTCAAAACGGATGGGAAAAAGGATTTGAAAATGACCATGTAAAAATATTCAATACCACGGATTTTGCCTTTCACAAGGTATCGGTGGTGTTCTGGCAGACCAATGAAAAAGATGAACCCGGATTTGTTACGGAGCCCTATACCAAGGCCCTCACCCCGGCCAACATAACAAAGGAACAAACCTTTTACGAGAGTGATCTGAAATTTTCCATTGTTTTGACATCAAAAGAGCGGGAAACAACGATTTCCTTTACCCTGACCCCGGAGGATTTGTTTTCCAAGGTGTTTGAAAAAGAGATCAAAACCGCCTTTAAGCAGGAGATCAAGATCCTTACAAAGGCGTTGAAAACCGCCTCGGAAAAGACCAGGGCCGTTAAGGCATTTATCAAAGATCTGGATAAAAGCGTGGTCTTTACCCACCGCCATTATGTATCGGACACGGAATACATCCCGTTTGGGGAGGACATAGAGGCGTTTTTGAAACGGGAAATTGAAAAACCCATTATCCGGTGGAAGGACAGCCCCCAGCTCGGGTATGAGATTTTGCCCAACAAGTATTTTTACACGTATGAGCCGCCCCAACCGGCGGATGAGCTGCTCAAGGCGTTCTGGGCCTTGGAAAAAGAGGCAGAAGAGATGCTGAAAAAACTGTGA
- the tsaA gene encoding tRNA (N6-threonylcarbamoyladenosine(37)-N6)-methyltransferase TrmO encodes MNINISSIGIIHTPFESLEGMPIQPSGADKVTGTIVINKEYELGLKDLEGFSHLILLYNFHQSKGYDLILTPFLDDQKRGVFSTRAPRRPNPIGLSIVNLLKIEGNRLTIKGIDVLDGTPLIDIKPYVPEFDSKAVTAVGWLEKTQKNATFLKSDDRFV; translated from the coding sequence ATGAACATTAACATTTCCTCCATTGGAATCATTCATACCCCTTTTGAAAGCCTGGAGGGCATGCCCATACAGCCGTCCGGTGCAGATAAAGTAACAGGAACCATTGTTATTAACAAAGAATATGAGCTGGGGTTAAAAGATCTGGAAGGATTTTCCCATCTTATTCTTTTGTATAATTTTCATCAGTCAAAAGGGTATGATTTGATCTTAACCCCTTTTCTGGATGATCAAAAACGAGGGGTTTTTTCCACACGGGCTCCTAGGCGGCCTAATCCCATCGGGTTGTCAATTGTCAATTTGCTTAAAATAGAAGGCAATAGATTAACTATTAAAGGAATTGATGTGCTTGACGGCACCCCGTTAATTGATATCAAACCCTATGTCCCGGAATTTGATTCAAAAGCTGTGACAGCCGTTGGCTGGCTTGAAAAAACTCAGAAAAATGCCACTTTTTTAAAATCCGATGACCGGTTTGTTTAA
- the cbiD gene encoding cobalt-precorrin-5B (C(1))-methyltransferase CbiD — translation MSSKTLKKGFTTGAAAAAAVKAALLSFFFKDPDFVEILFLTGEKKKIDIKSIKKISENTVEVLVVKNAGDDPDITHKAEIGVRVTVSDSNEFAIQIIGGKGVGTVTKPGLELPVGEPAINPGPRTMIRNSVADVFDRFNVRQKKVDVEIFVPQGEVLAQKTLNARLGILGGISILGTTGLVTPMSHDAYIATIKSSICVAAAMGIDTLVFTTGRRSERFAIEIFKSFGEEAFIQTGDFFKASLDMAMLNSGIKSIIYTVFFGKAVKMALGFEHTHAAKSELTLKKLSTWAMDITGNRKLESLICRANTARHAFSYIYPEYPELMVYVGKKIIQTATRFSYNKLKIKVIILDFDGTIAFDSR, via the coding sequence ATGTCATCCAAAACACTTAAAAAAGGATTTACAACTGGTGCAGCAGCTGCTGCTGCTGTAAAAGCCGCCTTACTCTCTTTTTTTTTTAAAGATCCTGATTTCGTTGAGATTTTATTTCTGACCGGTGAAAAAAAAAAAATTGATATTAAATCCATAAAAAAAATATCGGAAAATACGGTCGAAGTCCTTGTCGTAAAAAATGCGGGAGATGATCCGGATATCACCCACAAGGCTGAAATCGGGGTTCGTGTAACCGTTTCTGATTCAAATGAATTTGCCATACAGATCATCGGCGGAAAAGGGGTTGGAACCGTAACCAAACCAGGTCTTGAATTACCGGTAGGAGAACCTGCAATAAATCCCGGACCCCGGACCATGATCCGAAATTCAGTAGCAGATGTGTTTGACCGGTTTAATGTTCGCCAAAAAAAGGTGGACGTAGAAATTTTTGTTCCACAAGGGGAGGTTCTTGCCCAAAAAACCCTTAATGCCCGGCTGGGCATTTTAGGGGGGATTTCTATTCTGGGAACCACAGGTCTTGTCACCCCCATGTCCCATGATGCTTATATCGCAACGATCAAATCAAGCATTTGTGTTGCGGCTGCTATGGGTATTGACACGCTTGTTTTTACCACGGGCAGACGAAGCGAACGCTTTGCCATAGAAATTTTTAAATCATTTGGCGAAGAGGCTTTTATCCAGACCGGGGATTTTTTTAAGGCATCCCTTGATATGGCAATGCTCAATTCAGGGATTAAATCCATTATATATACAGTGTTTTTCGGCAAGGCGGTTAAAATGGCCCTGGGATTTGAACATACACATGCTGCCAAATCGGAACTGACCTTAAAAAAATTGTCAACATGGGCAATGGATATAACAGGGAACCGGAAGCTGGAAAGTCTTATTTGCCGAGCTAATACCGCCCGTCATGCGTTTTCGTATATCTATCCTGAATACCCGGAACTTATGGTTTATGTGGGTAAAAAAATAATACAGACGGCAACACGGTTTTCATACAACAAACTTAAGATAAAGGTTATTATCCTTGATTTTGACGGAACCATTGCCTTTGATTCAAGGTGA